The Myxococcales bacterium genomic sequence GTTGAGCCGCGCCAGGGCGGAGGCGTTTTTGGCGGGGGCCGCGTTGGGGCCGAACTCGTCGGGCACCCCGGCGTCACTGCCCCCGTCGCGCGCGGCCAGGAGGTCGCAGACGGAGGGGGCACCGGCCTCGATCGCCGCATCAACCGCCGCATCGGGCGTCGCCTCCCCCCCGCCCTGGCAAGCGACGGCCCCAAGGGGCACGAGCGCGAGCACGAGCGCCACCGTCTGCGCCCGTGTACCCAGGGCTACGCCCAGGGCCCGAGAGCGCGTGGGGAAAGACTGTGAACGGAACGTCATGGAGTTGTTGCCCGGACGGTGAGCTGATGTGGGTAGTTTGCCGCCTGACGGGTGCCCACCGTAGTGGGGCCTTTTCACTCATCGTGACTTTTCCACATCTTCTACACCTGCTCCTCACGTCATTGGCCCTGTCCGTTGCGCCCGACGGAGGCTCCGGGCCGCCCGCGGACGGGGGGGCGGACGCCGGCGCGAACACTGAGCCCCAGCCCCCGAGGGGCGGTCTTGCCGTGCTCGTGTTTCGACAAGTCACGGGCGAGCGGAGGGTGGTCATGGAGGACGTGCAGGTCGACGTGCTCGCGCAGACCGGGCGAACCAACATGGATGGCGCCGTGCGCTTGGAGGTCCCCGCGGGGGCTTACCCTCTGCGCTTCAGCTTTGGTTCCGACACGTTCTCCCCCGGGAACCCAGACGCGCCTGTGCGAAGCCTCGAGACGCTGCCGGTGAAGGTCGTAGACGGCGAGACCACCGAGGTGATTGCCACCTTCAGCTCAGACGGCCACCTCGTCAATCTTCTGGTCGAAGTGCCAAACGCCGACGCTATGGCCGCGGCGCGGCCTGTCTCGCTCGAGGGACCCAAAGGCACCATCGAGGGGGTGGTGCGCGCGGATCAGACGGGCGCATTCGTACAAGATGCGTACATCTTCGTGCGCGGCGCTGCGCTCGAGGTCAAGACGGACGCCCAGGGACGCTTTCGCCTGAGTTTACCGCAGGGCCAGTGGTTCCTGTCTGTCGTTCACCCCCGCTACGCCACGGACGCCGCGCGCCCCGTGAGCGTCGAAGCCGAAGCGACCACCAGCCTCGAGGTCAGGTTGCTGTCTTCGGAGGTGGAGCTGGACGATTTCGTGGTGTCGACACCGCGGCTGCAAGGCGGCGTGGTGGCGGTCACGCACGAGCGGCGGGAGACCACCGAAGTGGCCGACGTGCTGGGCGCCGAGGCGATGAAGAAGGCGGGCGATAGCGACGCAGCGGGAGCCCTCAAGCGCGTGGCGGGGCTGACCGTGGTGGGCGGTAAATACGTCTACGTGCGGGGTCTCGGAGAGCGCTACTCGTCCGTGCTCTTGGACGGCAGCTTTTTGCCCAGTCCGGACCCCTCCCGCCGGGTGATCCCGCTCGATCTGTTTCCGATCGACATTCTCGAAAGCGTGGTCGTGCAAAAGACCTACTCGCCCGATCTGCCGGGGGATTTTTCGGGAGGGCTCGTGCTGCTGCGTACCCGGGGCGTGCCCGAGGCGTTTTTCTTCAACGCCTCGTTGACCCTCGGTGGAAACTCACAATCCACCTTTAGGGAAGGCCTTGGCTATCAAGGCGGGTCGCTCGATCGTTTGGGCATCGACGACGGCACGCGCGCGTGGCCACGGCTCGTGCAGGAGGCGACCAACGGCGGGCAGGACGACATCGGCCGTGTGAGCCCCGACGAGCTGAGGGACGCCGTGTGGCGGTCCTTTCCAAACGTGTGGGACGCGCGTCCCTTCACCATGGGGCCGGACTACGGCGTGGACGTCTCAGTGGGCAGCCGGCTTGCCGCCCGCGGCAGCACTGTCATCGGCTACAGGCTCTACGCGGGCTACGACACGAACACGCGCTTTAGGAACGAGCTCCGCAAGACCTTCTCCCTTCAACCGGGAGGTCTGCAGGTTCTGGACACGACGGATCTGTCGTGGACGGCGAAGAACGTGTCCCTGACGTCCATGGGCGCCTTGTCTGCCGAGTTCGGTCGTAACCACAAGATCGGCGCCTTTGCGATGATCACGCGCAGAACGCAGGACAGCGTGCTCTTCCGTGAGGTCGACAACGTGGGCGAGCAGCGCATTGAACGCTGGACGATGCTGGAGTGGCTCGAGCGCGAGATGGCCAGCGCGCAGCTTCGGGGTGAACACAAGGTGGGGGGCGAAAAGGGGCTCGGTGTGGATTGGGCGGTCGCCTACTCGCGGGCCGCGCAGGCATTGCCCGATCGGCGCGAGACGAAGTACGCCCGGCTCGAGCGCGCGCAGAACGATCCCTTTGCGCTTTCGTTCGGAACCGCCACGGGCGGGCGCCCCGCGGTGCGCAGCTACGAAGAGTTCACGGAAGACGCCTTTAGCTACGGGCTCAACCTCGTGGCGCCGCTGCGCCTGGGCTCGCAGGTCGAGGGACGGGCGAAGCTCGGGGCCTCGCGGAGCGAAGCCAAACGCGAGGTACGGATCAACCGTTACAACTACGTCATCACCAACTTTTTCGGTCTTTCACCGGACATTCTGGAGCGCACGAGCAATCCCTCGGTCGAAGCAAACCTCGTTCCCGGCGCGCTCGGACGGGGCCGCTGGGAGATCGTGGACGGGGGCCTCAACGTTGACAACTACGACGGCTTTTACGACGTGACCGGCCTTTACCTGGCGGGTGAGCTCGATCTGGGAAAGCGAGTGAAGGCGCAGGGCGGCGTGCGCTACGAGGACGCGTCGATCGAAACACAAACCTTCGGTCTCAGGGCCACTGACCAGCGAGCCGTCTCCCGGTTGTCCGATACCCCCATCCTTCCCGCCCTGACCCTCACCTGGCTCACTTCGGACAAAACGCAAGTGCGCGCGGCCTACAGCCAAACGGTGAACCGTCCGCAGCTCAAGGAGCTGTCCGAGAACATCTTCGTCAATCCGGAAACCAGGTTCGAGGAGCGCGGCAATCCGAACCTCGAGGTCGCGCGCATTCGCAACGTGGACGCCCGCTTCGAGTACTATCCTTCGGTCACGGAGACGGCGTCCGTTGCCGTGTTCTACAAAGACTTCGACAACCCCATCGAGCAGGTGATCTTGGGGGGAGGGGCAGACAGCGGCGGGGTGCGCACCTTCGCGAACGTGCCCGCCGCGTCCAACTTTGGCCTCGAGCTCGAAGGTCGGCACGACCTCGAACGATGGGCCGATTGGATGGAGGGCCTGACGGCCGTCGCCAACGTGTCCGTGATCCGGTCCGAGGTGAACCTGGGCGAAGCCATCGGCACGAACACGAGCCAAAATCGACCTTTGCAGGGCCAATCGCCGTGGGTCGTGAACGCCCAGCTCGAGTACGACGATGGCGAAGACTGGCTCTCGGCGGCGCTGTCGTTCAACGTCTTCGGCGCCCGGATCAGCGACGTGGGCAACAAAGGCCTGCCCG encodes the following:
- a CDS encoding TonB-dependent receptor, which encodes MTFPHLLHLLLTSLALSVAPDGGSGPPADGGADAGANTEPQPPRGGLAVLVFRQVTGERRVVMEDVQVDVLAQTGRTNMDGAVRLEVPAGAYPLRFSFGSDTFSPGNPDAPVRSLETLPVKVVDGETTEVIATFSSDGHLVNLLVEVPNADAMAAARPVSLEGPKGTIEGVVRADQTGAFVQDAYIFVRGAALEVKTDAQGRFRLSLPQGQWFLSVVHPRYATDAARPVSVEAEATTSLEVRLLSSEVELDDFVVSTPRLQGGVVAVTHERRETTEVADVLGAEAMKKAGDSDAAGALKRVAGLTVVGGKYVYVRGLGERYSSVLLDGSFLPSPDPSRRVIPLDLFPIDILESVVVQKTYSPDLPGDFSGGLVLLRTRGVPEAFFFNASLTLGGNSQSTFREGLGYQGGSLDRLGIDDGTRAWPRLVQEATNGGQDDIGRVSPDELRDAVWRSFPNVWDARPFTMGPDYGVDVSVGSRLAARGSTVIGYRLYAGYDTNTRFRNELRKTFSLQPGGLQVLDTTDLSWTAKNVSLTSMGALSAEFGRNHKIGAFAMITRRTQDSVLFREVDNVGEQRIERWTMLEWLEREMASAQLRGEHKVGGEKGLGVDWAVAYSRAAQALPDRRETKYARLERAQNDPFALSFGTATGGRPAVRSYEEFTEDAFSYGLNLVAPLRLGSQVEGRAKLGASRSEAKREVRINRYNYVITNFFGLSPDILERTSNPSVEANLVPGALGRGRWEIVDGGLNVDNYDGFYDVTGLYLAGELDLGKRVKAQGGVRYEDASIETQTFGLRATDQRAVSRLSDTPILPALTLTWLTSDKTQVRAAYSQTVNRPQLKELSENIFVNPETRFEERGNPNLEVARIRNVDARFEYYPSVTETASVAVFYKDFDNPIEQVILGGGADSGGVRTFANVPAASNFGLELEGRHDLERWADWMEGLTAVANVSVIRSEVNLGEAIGTNTSQNRPLQGQSPWVVNAQLEYDDGEDWLSAALSFNVFGARISDVGNKGLPDIYEKPAPLLDFTSRLNFGSRGALKLSLRNLMNPTFRFEQGEGVQRAYKLGVSGSLTYALSY